A region of the Variovorax sp. 54 genome:
GGCGCCCGACGATCGCGACGTCGAATGCCTGCTGGGCCACGACTTGGCAAGCCTGCTGCGGCTGGGCCGTCGCGAGGCCGCGCAGCCGCTGCGGCTGGCGAGCGGGCTCGGCGTGTGGATGCAGGCGCAGCTCAAGGGCGCGGACGGCGCGGATTTTCGGCATGCGGTGGCGATGCCCGACGTGGCGAGCGTGCAGGTCGAGTCACCCGCGGCGCTCGAGGTTCATGCGGAACCGCCTGCGGCGCTGCCCCCTGTCAGCGACACCGAGCCGACGCCGCCCACCGAAACGTTGCGCGAGCACAGCCGCAAACTGATCGAAGACACGCTCGCGGCGCACGGCGGCAACGTGTCGCAGGCGGCGCGGCAGCTGCGCGTGTCGCGCGGCACGCTGTACCGCCGGCTGCGCGGCTGGCGCGACGACGACGGCAGCGCCGCGGACTGACTGACGGACAGCGAAGGTTCAGGCGCCGGCGCGCGCCAGTGCCCGCGCGCGGCGCGCCTTCGCATCGGGCTGCAGCGGCCGCAGGTAGTCGTGCAGCGCCAACGCCGCCGCCCCCACCGCGGGCGCCAGTGCTTCATAGCGCGCAGTGCGCAGCTCCGGCGCCGGCATGCCGGCGCGCTCGGCGTGGCCCTTCACGCCTTCGAACGCGGCCTGCGCGAACTCCGGATGGTCCGCGCAGACCTTGCCCCCGAGCACGATCGCGCGCGGGTTGAAGGTGACCCACAGGTTCTGCAGCAACACGCCGAAGAAGGCGGCGGCGCGCGCCATGTCCGCGCCCTCGCGTGCCAGCACGCGCGAGCCGAAAAAAGCCTCGGCGCAGCCGCGCCGGCCGCACGAGCACAGCGGCCCGTCGAGCTGCAGGATGGTGTGGCCGATCTCGCCGGCCATGCCTTGTGCGCCCGTGAAGAGGCGGTCGTTCAGCACCACGCCCGCGCCCACGCCGACGTCGCTGTTGACGAAGATCAGCGGGTCTTCGCCCTCGCCCGCCGCGAACTCGTACTCACCGAGCGCAGCCGCATCGGCGTCGTTCTGCAGCTGCACGGTGACGCCCGGCAGGCCTGCTGCAGCCAGCGCCTTCTCGAGCGCAGGCAGCAGGTTCACGTTGCGCCAGCCGAGGTTGGGCGCGAAGCGGACCACGCCCGTGCAGTCGTCCACCGCGCCGGGCACGCACACGCCGATGCTCGACAGGCGCAGGCCGCGCTCGTCGAGCTGCGCGTGCGCAGCCGCCGCCATGCGCGCGAGCTGTGCACACACGCGGCCGGGCTCGCCGTCGTCCAGCGGCTGGGCTTCCGCATGCAGCACCTCGCCCTGCAGCGAGACGCAGACGAGGCGCAGCGTTTCGACGGCGATCTCCACGCCCATCAGCGCGCGCACGCCGACGTTGATCTGCAGCGGCGTGGACGGCCGCCCGAGCCCGTCGGCCACGGCCGCGCCCGATTCGCTCAACCAGCCTTCGTCGAGCAGCTCGCGCACCAGCAGGCTCACCGTCGATTTGGTGAGCCCGCTTTCGCTCGCGAGCCGCGCGCGCGACAAGCCCGGCTGCGCGCGCAGCAACCGCAGCAGCACGCTGCGGTTCATGCGCTTCAACAGCTGCTGGTCGCCGATGGTCTTCATGTCATGCCGCTGCAGTGGCCGCAGTTGCGGCGTGGTGCGCCTGCTCCCGACCCTCGGGCCGCTTGCCGGCAATGATCATTCCGAGCACCTCGTCCTCGGTGACATCGGCCGTGCGGTAGGTGCCCACGAGCTTGCCGTTCTTCATCACCGCGAGCCGGTCGCTCAGCGAGAACACGTCGGGCATGTCGTGCGTGATCAGGAAGATGCCCACGCCGTCGGCCTTGAGCTGCTTCACCAGCCCGCCGACCATCGCGGTTTCTTCCGGCCCGAGCGCGGCGCAGGGCTCGTCCATGATCAGGATGCGCGCATTGAAGTACAGCGCGCGCGAGATCGCCACCACCTGCCGCTGCCCACCCGACAGGCGCCGCACCGGGATGCGGATGTTGGTGAAGTTCTTGTTCAGGCGCTGGAACACCTTGCGCGCCTGCACTTCCATGAAGTGGTCGTCCAGCGTGTTCCACGCTGTCATCTTCTCGCGGCCGAGAAAGAGGTTCGCCACCGAGTCGAGGTTGTCGGCCAGCGCGAGCGTCTGGTAGATGGTCTCGATACCCTGCGCCTGCGCTTCGGCGGGCGTGCGGATGTGGACCTTCTCGCCCGCGATGAGCGTGTCGCCCGAATCGATCGGGTAGGCGCCCGCGAGCATCTTCATCAACGTGGACTTGCCGGCGCCGTTGTGGCCCAGGAGCGCGACCACTTCGCCGGGGTAGAGGTTGATGCTCACGCCGTCCACGGCCTTCACGCCGCCGAAGGCCTTGCGGATCTCGCGCAGCTCGACGAGGGGTTTGGTGTTGTCGATGTCGGCCATGTCAGTTCTCCCCGAACTTGCGGCGATAGAGCACGTCGAATACCACGGCGACGATCAGCACCTGGCCGATGATCACCATGCGCTTGCCGATCGGCACGTCGAGCAACAGCATGCCGCTGTCGAGCGATTGCATGATCAGCGCGCCCAGCACCGAGCCGAAGATCGAGCCGCTGCCGCCCGCGAGCGCCGTGCCGCCGATGACCGCTGCCGCGATCACGTACAGCTCCATGCCCGTGCCCAGCGAGTTGGTGCCCGCATTGAGCCGCGCGATCGACACGATGGCCGCCACCGTCACCAGCACCGCCAGCAGCGCGAACAGCATGAGCGTGACGCGCTTGACGGGAATGCCCACCAGCGCCGCCGCGTCGGGGTTGCCGCCCATCGCGAACACATAGCGCCCGAAGCGCGTGCGGTGCACGATGAACGACAGCACGATCGCCACCGCCGCCCAGATCAGCACCGGAATCGGAATGCCCTGCGGCTCGCTCTTGGACGAGATCTGGTAGCTGTTCATCACCCAGGCGAAGCCGGCCACCACCGCCACCGGCACTGCGGTGAGCAGCACGTCGAGCCACAGCGCCTCGGTCGGCATGTCGTAGCGCTGGCGCGCGCGGCGCTTTTGCACCATGCGCCCGAACAGCACCAGCGCCACCAGCCCCGCGAGCACCCAGCTCGCCGTGACGCCGATGCCGCCGTCGTAGCCGCCGCCCAGGCGCTGGAAGAACTCGTCGTTCACCGGCTGCGTCTTGCCGTCGGCCACCAGGAAGGCCGCGCCGCGAAACGACATCAGGCCGCCCAGCGTGACCACGAACGACGGCACGCCCAGCACCGCCGTGAGCCAGCCCTGGTAGATCGACACCAGCAGCGCCACCGCGAGCCCCGCGAGGCAGGCCGTGGGCCACGACCAGCCCGAGGTGTATTGCAGGTAGGCGATGAGCACGCCGACAAAACCCATCACCGAGCCCACCGACAGGTCGATGTGGCGCGCCACGATGACCAGCACCATCACCGTGGAGACGATGCCGACCACGGCCGTCTGCTGCGCGACGTTGTAGAGGTTCTCGGGCGAGAGGAACACGCCGCCCGACATGACGCTGAACGCCACCGCCATCGCGGCCAGCAGCACGCACATCAGGATCAGGCGCAGGTCGATGCCGGTGCGGCGCCACCAGCCGGGTGTTGGATCGCTCATTTTTTTCAAGCCCCCTCAGGACGGACTACAGGTGCGCAACCGCCTACCGGCAGGCCCTTGCGGGTCTGTCGGAAGCGTGTTGCGAAGAAATGGAGGGGCGCGTTCAGCAAGCGGCTGAACGCGCCGGTGATTGCTGCGTTACTTGCAGGCCGCGGGCGCGTTCGCACCCGAGACGCCCTTGCAGAGCTCGTCCTTCTTGATCCAGCCGGCCTTGACGATCACGTCGAGGTTGTCGCGCGTGATCGGCACCGGCGTCAGCAGGCGCGAGGACAGCGAGATCTTCTTGGCGCCGCCGGCCCAGGGCGCGGCCTTCTCGACCGCCTTGCCCGCTGCGAGCGACACCGCGGCCGTGGCAGCTTCGCGACCGAGTTCGCGCGAGTCCTTCCAGATCGTCGCGGTCTGCGTGCCCAGCGCCACGCGGTTCAACGCGGCAAAGTCGGCGTCCTGGCCCGACACCGGAATGCCGCGCAGGCCCTTCGCCGTGAGCGCCGCCACCGCGCCGCCGGCGGTGCCGTCGTTGGCCGCCACCACCGCGTCGACCTTGTTGCCGTTCTTGGTGAGGATCTGCTCCATGTTCTTCTGCGCGACCTCGGGCTTCCAGCCTTCGGTGTACTCGTCGCCGACGATCTTGATGTCGCCCTTCTTGATCGAGGGCTCGAGCACCTCTTGCTGGCCCGCGCGCAGGAAGTCGGCGTTCGGGTCGCTCGGCGAGCCCTTGATGATCACGTAGTTGCCCTTGGGCTTGACCTTGAGCACCTCGCGCGCCTCCATGCGCCCGACCTCGACGTTGTCGAAGGTGATGTAGAACACGCCCGGCGCCTCGATCAGCCGGTCGTACGCCACCACCGGCACCTTCTGCCGCGTGGCCTTCGTCACGGCGGGCAGGATCGCGTCCTTGTCCATCGCCAACACGATGAGCGCCTTCGCGCCCTTGGACATCAGGCCCTCGATGTCGCCCAGCTGCTTCTCGGGCGAGCCGCCCGCATCGGCACTGATGTACTTCGCGCCGAGTTTTTCAAGCTGCGCCTTGATCGCGGCCTCGTCGGTCTTCCAGCGTTCTTCCTGGAAGTTGGACCAGCTCACGCCGACCACGGTCTGCGCCATCGCGCCCACGGCCGTGAGACCGAACGCCAGGGCGGCCAGGGTGTGTTTCGTTGTCAGTTGCATCGGTGTCTCTCCTCAGAACGGTTTGCCGAGCGTGACGCTGGCGTGCCGGGGTAGTTAGTTTGAGTGGCGAACTAACTATCCCATCGGGTGGGGATTCCGGGCACCCGGGAATTCCCGGACGGCGCTGGGCGCCGCAGATACAAATGGAAAACTCTGGGGACAGTTTCCGGACAAGCCCCCTGTTATCCACAGCGGAAGCGACCGCGCCCAAGTTGTTCCTTTTTTGATAGCACCTCGGAAGCAGGGGAGCACACAGTGTCCAAGGTGCGGCAAGTCGTTGTCAGGCAAGGAAAAAAGTGCCCTGTCCACAGGGCGGGTTTACCCTTATCTACTACTACTAACTTAAATAAGAAGAATAAATAGAGAAGAGAGCCGGAAGCCCGCAGGCGCAAGGGCGCCCCTGAAGGGGTGGCAATGCCGCCCCAGCGCTCGCGCGGGTCAGGCCTTTTTGCGCCGGGTCGTGGCGCCCGCCGTCGCCTTGCGCGCGGGCAACTCCGCCTCCACCAACGCCAGCGTGCGCGCCGAAGGCGGCGCTTCGAGCACGCCTTGCAGCGTGTCCATCACGTTGGAGATGGTGTAGCTGCGTTCCCAGAAACGGCTGGGGTCCTCGCTGTCTTTCGAAGACTCCCAGGCCGCCCACACGGCGTTGCCGTAGATGTTGCCCGCCAGGGTCAGGCGTTGCTCCAGGATCGGTGCGGGCATGTCGGGCAGCAGCCGCGCCAGGTGCGCGAAGCAGCGCTTGTAGCCGGCGTTCCACTTGTCCTCCAAGGCCTCGCGCAGGAACGCACGGTTGTTGAGCTGCAGGTTCGCGATCAGGCGGATGTAGGTGGCCTGACCCGTGCGCTCCGACAGCTCGAGCAGCGGCAGCGTGAGCGCGTCCAGCACGCTGGGCAGGGTCACGTTGCCCTCGCGTTCAAGCACGTCGAGCATGGCCTGGCGTATCTCGTCGATGACGCGCGCGCCGTCCACGACCAGCTCGCGTGCCAGCTCCAGCTTGTTGCCGAAGTAATAGCGCAGCGACGCGTTGTTGCGCTGCTCGGCGGCCGAGACGATGTCCTGCACCGACACGCCGTCGATGCCGCGCAGCGCAAACAGCCGCTGCGCTTCTTCCTTCAGTCGCGCACGCGTCTCGATGCCGTCCGCACGAAGGGTTTTTACCGATGGGGCCATGAGTTTATCGAGTTAACTTAACTAACCGAACTCGGTTAACTATACGGAAAACAGGTGTCCA
Encoded here:
- a CDS encoding ROK family transcriptional regulator, with the translated sequence MKTIGDQQLLKRMNRSVLLRLLRAQPGLSRARLASESGLTKSTVSLLVRELLDEGWLSESGAAVADGLGRPSTPLQINVGVRALMGVEIAVETLRLVCVSLQGEVLHAEAQPLDDGEPGRVCAQLARMAAAAHAQLDERGLRLSSIGVCVPGAVDDCTGVVRFAPNLGWRNVNLLPALEKALAAAGLPGVTVQLQNDADAAALGEYEFAAGEGEDPLIFVNSDVGVGAGVVLNDRLFTGAQGMAGEIGHTILQLDGPLCSCGRRGCAEAFFGSRVLAREGADMARAAAFFGVLLQNLWVTFNPRAIVLGGKVCADHPEFAQAAFEGVKGHAERAGMPAPELRTARYEALAPAVGAAALALHDYLRPLQPDAKARRARALARAGA
- a CDS encoding ATP-binding cassette domain-containing protein; protein product: MADIDNTKPLVELREIRKAFGGVKAVDGVSINLYPGEVVALLGHNGAGKSTLMKMLAGAYPIDSGDTLIAGEKVHIRTPAEAQAQGIETIYQTLALADNLDSVANLFLGREKMTAWNTLDDHFMEVQARKVFQRLNKNFTNIRIPVRRLSGGQRQVVAISRALYFNARILIMDEPCAALGPEETAMVGGLVKQLKADGVGIFLITHDMPDVFSLSDRLAVMKNGKLVGTYRTADVTEDEVLGMIIAGKRPEGREQAHHAATAATAAA
- a CDS encoding sugar ABC transporter permease, producing the protein MSDPTPGWWRRTGIDLRLILMCVLLAAMAVAFSVMSGGVFLSPENLYNVAQQTAVVGIVSTVMVLVIVARHIDLSVGSVMGFVGVLIAYLQYTSGWSWPTACLAGLAVALLVSIYQGWLTAVLGVPSFVVTLGGLMSFRGAAFLVADGKTQPVNDEFFQRLGGGYDGGIGVTASWVLAGLVALVLFGRMVQKRRARQRYDMPTEALWLDVLLTAVPVAVVAGFAWVMNSYQISSKSEPQGIPIPVLIWAAVAIVLSFIVHRTRFGRYVFAMGGNPDAAALVGIPVKRVTLMLFALLAVLVTVAAIVSIARLNAGTNSLGTGMELYVIAAAVIGGTALAGGSGSIFGSVLGALIMQSLDSGMLLLDVPIGKRMVIIGQVLIVAVVFDVLYRRKFGEN
- the xylF gene encoding D-xylose ABC transporter substrate-binding protein; translated protein: MTTKHTLAALAFGLTAVGAMAQTVVGVSWSNFQEERWKTDEAAIKAQLEKLGAKYISADAGGSPEKQLGDIEGLMSKGAKALIVLAMDKDAILPAVTKATRQKVPVVAYDRLIEAPGVFYITFDNVEVGRMEAREVLKVKPKGNYVIIKGSPSDPNADFLRAGQQEVLEPSIKKGDIKIVGDEYTEGWKPEVAQKNMEQILTKNGNKVDAVVAANDGTAGGAVAALTAKGLRGIPVSGQDADFAALNRVALGTQTATIWKDSRELGREAATAAVSLAAGKAVEKAAPWAGGAKKISLSSRLLTPVPITRDNLDVIVKAGWIKKDELCKGVSGANAPAACK
- a CDS encoding TetR/AcrR family transcriptional regulator encodes the protein MAPSVKTLRADGIETRARLKEEAQRLFALRGIDGVSVQDIVSAAEQRNNASLRYYFGNKLELARELVVDGARVIDEIRQAMLDVLEREGNVTLPSVLDALTLPLLELSERTGQATYIRLIANLQLNNRAFLREALEDKWNAGYKRCFAHLARLLPDMPAPILEQRLTLAGNIYGNAVWAAWESSKDSEDPSRFWERSYTISNVMDTLQGVLEAPPSARTLALVEAELPARKATAGATTRRKKA